In the genome of Candidatus Saccharimonadales bacterium, one region contains:
- a CDS encoding superoxide dismutase: MMFTLPDLPYSFDALEPHIDAKTMEIHHDKHHATYVEKLNAALEGHEDLQKMDIVELITSLDKVPENIRTAVHNNAGGHANHSFFWDVMSPDGGGEPGGELAEAINKTFGSFEDFKAKFKEAAAGRFGSGWAWLTYRNGSLEICSTPNQDSTVMDDPDNKPLLGLDVWEHAYYLKYQNKRPDYIDAFWNVVNWPQVEKYFGMVSK; the protein is encoded by the coding sequence ATTATGTTTACGTTGCCAGATTTACCTTATAGCTTTGACGCTTTGGAGCCGCATATCGACGCCAAAACCATGGAAATTCACCATGATAAACATCATGCGACCTATGTTGAAAAACTGAACGCCGCGCTTGAGGGCCACGAAGATTTGCAAAAGATGGACATCGTAGAGCTTATCACTAGCCTAGACAAAGTACCCGAAAATATCCGAACGGCCGTACATAATAATGCTGGCGGCCACGCTAATCACAGCTTTTTCTGGGATGTTATGTCGCCCGATGGCGGCGGCGAACCTGGTGGCGAACTGGCCGAGGCTATCAATAAAACCTTTGGTAGTTTCGAAGATTTTAAAGCTAAGTTTAAAGAAGCGGCCGCGGGTCGCTTTGGCAGCGGCTGGGCTTGGCTGACTTACAGAAATGGAAGTCTGGAAATCTGCAGCACACCAAATCAAGACAGCACAGTCATGGACGACCCCGACAATAAACCGCTGCTTGGCTTGGATGTCTGGGAACATGCCTACTACCTCAAATACCAAAACAAACGTCCTGACTACATAGATGCATTTTGGAATGTTGTAAATTGGCCTCAAGTCGAAAAATACTTCGGTATGGTTTCAAAATAA
- a CDS encoding F0F1 ATP synthase subunit A, which translates to MFPHLLSLAAADGPAINLTQQTVFHIGSWAISNVELYGWASIIFVIIFLTVMARKVTVHPRGGIIQIVEIVAEFIRGTVDNAFEDKSKARKYLPYFVTLFFFILSVNWLGLLPITRDAFQSHGAPLLKPWTGSFNSTLAMAAVTMLFVYTMTLRDLGFKRFIGHFFVGNPKNPLFLFIGFIEMISDAIRVISLSLRLFLNVAIGEIMIAVFTYLGGVLGPVTALPFFLMEMFVLALQAYIFVILSIMYLAVAVNHGAEAPAEDLTEETVPGTIKASPEKA; encoded by the coding sequence ATGTTCCCTCATCTTCTAAGTTTGGCAGCGGCTGACGGTCCGGCTATTAATTTAACCCAGCAAACAGTATTCCATATCGGCTCCTGGGCTATTTCTAACGTTGAGCTGTATGGCTGGGCGTCAATTATTTTTGTAATTATTTTCTTAACTGTTATGGCGCGCAAAGTCACCGTTCATCCCAGGGGCGGCATCATTCAGATAGTTGAAATAGTGGCGGAGTTTATTCGTGGCACAGTAGATAATGCTTTTGAAGACAAGTCTAAGGCCAGGAAGTATTTACCATATTTTGTTACGTTATTTTTCTTTATTTTGAGTGTTAACTGGCTAGGATTACTGCCGATCACCCGCGACGCCTTCCAGAGCCACGGCGCGCCGCTGCTCAAACCATGGACGGGCAGCTTTAACTCAACTTTGGCTATGGCCGCGGTCACTATGCTATTCGTTTACACCATGACGCTGCGCGATTTGGGCTTTAAGCGTTTTATTGGGCACTTCTTCGTCGGTAATCCAAAGAATCCGTTGTTTCTATTCATCGGTTTTATCGAAATGATTAGCGATGCTATACGTGTTATCAGCCTTAGCCTCCGACTTTTTCTCAATGTGGCCATTGGCGAGATTATGATTGCTGTTTTTACCTATCTGGGCGGCGTGTTGGGACCGGTGACGGCACTGCCTTTCTTTTTGATGGAAATGTTCGTACTGGCTCTGCAAGCTTATATTTTTGTCATCCTGTCGATTATGTACTTGGCGGTGGCCGTTAACCACGGCGCTGAAGCTCCTGCCGAAGACTTGACCGAAGAAACTGTTCCTGGAACAATAAAGGCGAGCCCAGAGAAAGCATGA
- a CDS encoding AtpZ/AtpI family protein, with translation MVKSKKARVDSGGEPSLAKGDGAVFLAAALDMSWRLAIAVLVPIIGGHYLDEAFNSSPWITVAGFVVAFVGVIGVMKWVVAESNRRISDSDQKGRS, from the coding sequence ATGGTGAAAAGTAAAAAAGCTCGAGTGGATTCGGGCGGTGAGCCCAGCCTAGCAAAGGGTGATGGCGCGGTATTTCTAGCCGCGGCATTAGATATGAGTTGGCGGCTGGCGATCGCGGTTTTGGTACCGATTATCGGCGGACATTATTTGGACGAAGCATTTAACAGCTCGCCATGGATTACTGTGGCCGGTTTTGTGGTAGCTTTTGTTGGTGTGATTGGCGTAATGAAATGGGTGGTGGCCGAAAGTAACCGCCGCATTTCCGATTCTGACCAAAAGGGGAGGTCGTAA
- a CDS encoding class I adenylate-forming enzyme family protein gives MEEPKYISDFLVANAKNIPNQNFLICPDKTLTWQEVYDLSSIVAGFINNQFGGQQQKIVSLILPDTWQFVVASLGVTISGNICLPIDMSFKKLEVDSVLESAQPQMIIACEETKHLAGDNFVLIEDILKSDRRLNKIEYDLPPKQQLSSLFLSSGTTGKPKSIPNTHANQLWDVAAIAGPMGWTNDDTLLLTLHLSHRHGLIICLLSAIYHGSTVYLEERFNPARVLEFLESGKISMFVSVPAAYEKLVEFEPDKKFDLSKVRLFASGSSALPPYLFEDFKKRFGHNILDRYGTSETGSIAFKHDANSGIFDTVLEGVELRVEPDGEVALISPGLFPGYLNNQEATTKSLTKDGWWLTGDIGETKNGKLILKGRTKERINKSGYSIYPQDIEWALKQNKKIREVKVISTPVEHHLDDKVFAFYAGDANGQELVEYSKLNLPRSWRPDEFIKINEIPRNANGKYSLVKLHELLNKDYKHLL, from the coding sequence ATGGAAGAACCTAAGTACATTTCTGATTTTTTGGTGGCCAACGCCAAAAACATTCCGAATCAAAACTTTTTGATTTGTCCGGATAAAACGCTCACCTGGCAAGAAGTTTACGATCTAAGCTCGATCGTTGCCGGCTTTATAAACAATCAATTTGGCGGCCAGCAACAAAAAATAGTTAGCCTCATACTGCCCGACACCTGGCAGTTTGTGGTGGCTTCTTTGGGTGTGACCATATCTGGCAATATTTGCTTGCCGATTGATATGAGCTTTAAAAAGCTAGAAGTAGATTCGGTGCTGGAATCTGCTCAGCCGCAAATGATTATTGCTTGCGAAGAAACCAAGCACTTGGCCGGCGATAATTTTGTATTAATTGAAGACATTCTTAAAAGCGACCGGCGTTTAAATAAAATCGAGTATGATTTGCCGCCGAAGCAGCAGCTATCTAGCTTGTTCCTATCTTCGGGTACGACTGGCAAGCCCAAATCGATTCCCAATACGCACGCCAACCAGCTTTGGGACGTCGCGGCCATAGCTGGCCCGATGGGTTGGACCAATGATGACACATTGCTACTTACGCTTCATCTTTCGCATCGCCACGGGTTAATCATATGTTTGCTGAGTGCTATTTACCATGGCAGTACGGTTTACTTAGAAGAGCGCTTTAATCCGGCTCGCGTTCTTGAATTTTTAGAATCGGGCAAAATATCAATGTTTGTTTCAGTGCCAGCAGCCTATGAAAAGCTGGTGGAGTTTGAGCCAGACAAGAAATTTGATTTATCTAAAGTACGGCTTTTTGCGTCTGGATCCTCGGCTTTGCCGCCATATCTATTCGAGGATTTTAAAAAGCGCTTCGGGCACAATATTTTGGATCGCTACGGTACCAGCGAAACCGGTAGCATAGCCTTTAAGCACGATGCTAATTCCGGAATTTTTGATACGGTGCTTGAGGGCGTAGAGCTTAGAGTCGAGCCAGACGGCGAAGTGGCCCTAATATCGCCAGGTTTGTTCCCGGGCTATCTTAATAACCAAGAAGCGACAACCAAGAGCTTGACCAAAGACGGCTGGTGGCTGACTGGTGATATCGGAGAGACTAAAAACGGTAAATTAATTCTAAAAGGCCGCACTAAGGAGCGCATTAATAAAAGCGGCTATTCTATATACCCTCAAGACATCGAATGGGCGCTTAAGCAAAACAAAAAAATCCGCGAAGTTAAAGTTATTAGCACGCCGGTTGAACATCACTTGGACGATAAAGTCTTTGCCTTTTATGCGGGCGACGCCAACGGCCAAGAACTGGTGGAATATTCCAAATTAAATTTGCCCAGGAGCTGGCGGCCTGACGAATTTATAAAAATTAATGAAATTCCCAGGAATGCCAACGGCAAGTACTCATTAGTTAAGTTGCACGAGCTTCTTAATAAGGACTACAAACATTTGCTCTAA
- a CDS encoding sulfite exporter TauE/SafE family protein, translating into MESILLLLGGLAAGTLNSIAGGAAIFLYPLMLSLGLKPVSANATLSLVVWPGTISSAIGYRRAIKKIPSKFFFLLIPSFLGGEIGAVFLGHTSNNTFEYIVPWLLLLAAGLIGLHTKVHGLLNSKASQAFEGRHPLFLGSAAAITLFLLGIYGGYFGAGYGVMLLAFLSLTSFSDINQMNGFKNLSSISMNLMAITYFVSHHLVTWHVLPLLAIGDVIGGWLGANYGSRLPASYIRAIVVVAGVVVSLGLLIKTYA; encoded by the coding sequence ATGGAAAGCATCCTTTTATTATTAGGCGGCTTGGCGGCCGGCACGCTCAACTCTATTGCCGGCGGTGCGGCAATCTTTCTTTACCCATTAATGTTGAGTTTGGGCCTAAAGCCTGTCAGCGCCAATGCCACTCTGAGCCTGGTGGTCTGGCCGGGCACTATAAGTTCGGCGATTGGTTACCGCCGGGCCATAAAAAAGATTCCTAGTAAGTTCTTTTTTCTTTTGATTCCTAGTTTTCTTGGCGGCGAAATCGGCGCGGTGTTTTTGGGGCATACATCCAACAACACATTTGAGTACATCGTACCGTGGCTGCTGCTTTTGGCCGCCGGCCTAATTGGTCTGCATACCAAAGTCCACGGGCTGTTGAACTCTAAAGCCAGCCAGGCTTTTGAGGGTCGCCATCCGCTCTTTTTAGGATCAGCGGCAGCTATCACCTTGTTTTTGCTGGGGATTTACGGCGGATATTTTGGTGCCGGCTATGGCGTAATGCTGCTAGCGTTCCTAAGTCTGACTTCTTTTAGCGACATCAACCAAATGAATGGTTTTAAAAACCTTTCGTCGATTTCTATGAATTTGATGGCTATTACTTATTTTGTCTCGCACCACTTGGTGACCTGGCACGTATTGCCACTGCTGGCCATTGGCGACGTTATTGGCGGCTGGCTTGGCGCCAATTATGGCTCGCGTTTGCCGGCAAGTTATATTAGGGCAATCGTCGTTGTTGCCGGCGTAGTTGTTTCGCTAGGTTTACTAATAAAAACTTACGCTTGA
- a CDS encoding KH domain-containing protein — MAVSIDQQFIEYIVKSLVSNPDAVKIERRIDEKGVLLELTVDPEDLGRVIGKRGATAQSLRTLLRALGTKNDARYNLKIVDNGEPRPARQNDLAASDNAADEPATNDDAATSADEPAQQDDGEPEDVGRATNDDTVDHESDEDRPSASLADRTRAELADLDDLDV, encoded by the coding sequence TACATCGTAAAATCTCTTGTAAGTAATCCAGATGCCGTAAAAATTGAGCGTCGTATAGACGAAAAAGGAGTTCTTCTAGAACTCACCGTCGACCCAGAAGACCTAGGCCGCGTCATTGGTAAACGCGGTGCTACCGCCCAAAGTTTGCGTACTCTCCTGCGTGCACTTGGCACCAAGAATGATGCTCGCTACAACCTAAAAATTGTCGACAACGGCGAACCGCGCCCAGCCCGTCAAAACGATTTAGCTGCCAGCGACAATGCGGCAGATGAGCCTGCTACTAACGACGATGCCGCTACATCGGCTGACGAACCAGCTCAACAGGATGACGGCGAACCCGAAGATGTTGGTCGTGCTACGAATGACGACACTGTTGATCACGAGAGTGACGAAGATCGCCCGAGCGCCAGCCTAGCCGACCGGACTCGCGCCGAGCTGGCCGACCTAGACGACCTAGACGTCTAA
- the trmD gene encoding tRNA (guanosine(37)-N1)-methyltransferase TrmD, protein MTIQIITLFPEMFDGVLNSSMLWKAQKENLVEYSLINLRDFGLGPRAQVDDVPYGGGDGMVLMAEPLFNAIDHARKTDPDAQVLLMTPRGEQFNQEMAREFAATEAGIIIICGRYEGYDERIVSMVDKQISVGDFVLTGGELPAMIIADAVTRLIPGVLGGETSAELESFSELGVREHPHYTRPEEIRGLRVPDVLLSGHHEQIKKWRDQNSIKKN, encoded by the coding sequence ATGACAATACAAATAATTACTTTGTTTCCGGAGATGTTTGACGGAGTGCTAAACAGCTCGATGCTCTGGAAAGCCCAAAAAGAAAATCTTGTCGAATATAGTCTAATTAATCTGCGCGATTTTGGCTTAGGTCCTAGGGCTCAAGTAGACGATGTGCCCTATGGTGGCGGTGACGGCATGGTATTGATGGCCGAGCCGCTGTTTAACGCCATAGATCATGCGCGCAAAACTGACCCAGACGCGCAGGTGCTTTTGATGACACCGCGCGGCGAGCAATTCAACCAAGAAATGGCCCGTGAGTTTGCAGCTACCGAGGCCGGAATAATAATTATTTGCGGTCGTTACGAAGGTTATGACGAGCGAATCGTTAGCATGGTTGATAAACAAATTTCGGTTGGCGATTTTGTGCTAACCGGCGGGGAATTGCCGGCCATGATAATAGCCGACGCCGTAACGCGCTTAATCCCTGGTGTTTTGGGTGGTGAAACAAGCGCTGAACTGGAAAGTTTCAGCGAGTTGGGCGTTCGTGAACATCCGCACTATACTCGGCCTGAAGAAATCCGCGGATTACGAGTGCCCGATGTGTTGCTTTCTGGTCATCATGAGCAAATCAAAAAATGGCGCGACCAAAACTCTATCAAGAAGAACTAG
- a CDS encoding LCP family protein — translation MTQKHKENFDVGKSLPNMLAHANRRQEITPKPLPVQKQKIGWKKVVLRLFLVVLILFIASVGWLSYKFEKNCSKVFNDCTIFSLFASSPLKGEDTGRVNILLAGNSVDDPGHSGAQLTDSIMLVSINTRDHTGYMLSIPRDLYVKYGTTNCPYGDDGKINAVYECGQAQKFSESGYPSGGMGLLEKVVSQDFGVPIDYYALINYSAFRDMVNAVGGITVTIKSSDPRGVYDPYTALKLPNGVDKLDGGMALALARSRGDGPGAYGVYSDFDRTNYQRQMLTAVKDKATSLGVLTNPFKLGSLMDAAGNNVQTDFSGNNIRRLAKVSKQVPDSKIKSVSLNNIDGKGTNLLVSTYLDGSTLSPAAGIYDFSQIQGFVDQLNQQ, via the coding sequence ATGACCCAGAAACATAAAGAAAATTTTGACGTTGGCAAAAGCCTGCCCAATATGTTGGCGCACGCCAACCGCCGCCAAGAAATCACCCCAAAGCCTCTGCCCGTCCAAAAGCAGAAAATCGGCTGGAAAAAGGTTGTTTTAAGACTTTTTCTGGTGGTTTTAATTTTGTTTATCGCGTCGGTTGGTTGGCTGAGTTATAAATTCGAGAAAAACTGCTCTAAAGTTTTCAACGATTGCACAATCTTTAGTCTGTTTGCCAGCTCGCCGCTCAAGGGTGAGGACACCGGCCGGGTTAATATTTTACTAGCTGGCAATTCCGTAGATGATCCCGGCCACTCCGGCGCTCAACTTACCGATTCAATAATGTTAGTTAGTATCAACACCCGCGATCACACCGGCTATATGCTAAGTATTCCCCGCGATCTTTACGTTAAATACGGCACAACCAACTGCCCATACGGAGATGACGGTAAGATTAATGCAGTTTACGAGTGTGGGCAGGCACAGAAATTTAGCGAATCGGGCTATCCGTCGGGCGGCATGGGTTTGCTCGAAAAAGTAGTTAGCCAAGATTTTGGCGTACCTATCGATTATTACGCGCTGATTAATTACAGCGCCTTCCGTGACATGGTTAATGCGGTTGGAGGCATCACTGTAACGATCAAGAGCTCGGACCCAAGGGGCGTTTACGACCCCTACACTGCTCTCAAATTGCCCAACGGCGTTGATAAACTAGACGGAGGCATGGCCTTAGCATTAGCCCGCTCGCGCGGCGACGGACCAGGCGCTTATGGAGTCTATAGCGACTTCGACCGAACTAATTATCAGCGCCAGATGCTAACCGCCGTCAAAGACAAAGCCACTAGCTTAGGTGTTTTGACTAATCCATTTAAGCTTGGCAGCCTCATGGATGCCGCCGGCAATAACGTGCAAACTGACTTTAGCGGCAACAACATCAGGCGGCTGGCGAAAGTCTCTAAGCAAGTTCCTGATTCTAAAATTAAATCGGTGAGCCTAAATAACATTGACGGCAAAGGCACCAACCTTTTGGTGAGCACGTATCTGGATGGCTCAACTTTGTCCCCGGCAGCCGGTATTTACGACTTCAGTCAAATTCAAGGTTTTGTGGACCAGCTGAACCAGCAATAA